Proteins from a genomic interval of Thamnophis elegans isolate rThaEle1 chromosome 2, rThaEle1.pri, whole genome shotgun sequence:
- the LOC116504395 gene encoding surfeit locus protein 4-like isoform X2, whose protein sequence is MQTIVYSILWDLKFLMRNLAVGGGLLLLLAESRSEGKSMFAGVPTVDDISPRQYMQLGGRLLLVLMFMTLLHFELSPFMIFQDIFGMALIILVAIGFKTKLAALTLVIWLFIINLIQNAFWHISNYSPLHDFLKYDFFQTMSVIGGLLLVVALGPGGVSMDEHKKKW, encoded by the exons ATGCAG ACAATTGTCTACAGTATTTTATGGGACCTCAAGTTCTTAATGAG GAATTTGGCTGTTGGGGGTGGATTGCTTTTATTACTTGCAGAATCTCGCTCTGAGGGGAAATCTATGTTTGCTGGAGTTCCTACTGTGGACGATATCTCACCGCGGCAGTACATGCAACTTGGTGGCCGGTTACTCCTTGTTCTCATGTTCATGACCCTCCTGCATTTTGAACTCAGTCCTTTCATG ATTTTCCAAGATATTTTTGGCATGGCTCTTATTATTTTGGTAGCCATTGGCTTCAAGACCAAGCTTGCTGCTCTCACTCTGGTCATCTGGCTTTTCATCATCAACCTGATCCAGAATGCCTTCTGGCACATCTCCAACTACAGCCCCCTTCATGATTTCCTCAAGTATGACTTTTTCCAGACCATGTCTGTCATTGGTGGCCTGCTGCTTGTTGTGGCATTAGGACCTGGGGGAGTTTCCATGGATGAGCACAAGAAGAAATGGTGA